A window of Globicephala melas chromosome 2, mGloMel1.2, whole genome shotgun sequence genomic DNA:
CAACAGCGAGCAGCGCCAGGAGCCCGACGAGCACgatcaccagcagcagcagcagcagtgggtACTGCTGGCTCAGGCTGTAGTAGGTCTCGTAGAAGAGGTCTTCGCTGGGAGGCGGCCGGGGACTGAAGAGGCGGGCCATGGTCTCCCCTGCCCAGAGCTATACCGCCTTGGGGTGACCCCTGGGGCTGAGGAGGGCCAGGGTGGGTTACTGTCTGAGGCCCCAGCTAGCCCCAGCTGTGCCGTTCTCACCAGGTCCAAGCCACTTGCGCCCAGACCTCCCAACCTCGCTATCCCACCTCCCCCAGGCACTCCGTGTGACCTCCTTGCCTTCTCCCAGTTGGCAGTGAAGGGACTGCTCAATGCTTTGCTTCTCCTTCCTCAAACCCAGACTGCAGAGGTGCTCTAGCAAAAGCCAGGGGCACAGGATTCAGGCTTGAAGCAAAGGAGCCCCGGCTACCTCCTTTCCCCCAACTCACTGCCGCAGCTGAACGGGCTAACCCCAGGGCAGGTTTCGGAGTCACACTGGCTGCTAGGCTATTAGCTCTGAGCCCCGGGCAACAGGCACTTCCCTCCCGGCGCCTCGGCGCCCTCCCACTTCCCCGGTGGGACAGCCCGGCCCTTCCTGTGCCCTAGCCGGACTCCGCAGGCCTCCTCCCCCACTCTGATTGTCTCTCCTAACTCCACAGCCTCCCCACATCTGCCCCCTCAAGGAAGAGAAATGCGGACGGCGGGGGGAGACgcaaggggtggggtgggctgagCCAAGCGTCAAATGTCAAAATGGGTTCAGAACCTTGGATGTGGGGAGACTGAGGGTGGGCTGGAGCGAAGGCTGGCAAGGATGCGGGGAAGAAGAACATGGTGCCACGCGGGGGCTAGGTTCTAGGTTAGGATGGGAGGCGGTCATTCCCTGCTCCCCCAGCCTAGACGGCAGCGCTGTGGCCGTATCTGAGTGGTCCATACTCCAGTGGTGTCCAGCTCCAGGGGAGGGGCACATCTGCGTGTAGCTTTGTGCAGCCGTCGCTGTCCACTCCCAGACAGCAGCTGAGAATCAAAGGGTTCCAGTGCCTCCACGGAAGCAACGTGTGCACGCGGCGGAAGGAGGTGGTAGGATGGGGGCTGACGCACGAGAGACTAGGGGCATCATGCAGGGAGATGTGCTGGGGTCTGCAAAGTCCCATGGCGAGCCCCCTCCCCAGGACTCCACTGCCAAGTCTCCACAGCCCAGGGAAAAGGTGGTGGCAGGACCACAGCCTCTGTCCTCAGGGTTTGGTTTAGGGTGGGGTCTGGGCCTGCTCTACAGGAAGTGCTCTGCCCTGAGATTAGAGCTGCCCAGGAGCCAGACCTCCAGGATTCCTTCCTGCCGCCGCCAGCTGGGCCCTGACcttgtgtgccacaactctgCCCACCTACAGCCCTCAGCATCCCCCTTCCCGCCCTAGCCAGACACGGAAGTGCCTTCTCCTCCCTCGATGTCAGCTCCCCCGCCTCTCATCCACGCCCCTTCCCGCCCCTGGCTGAAGCTTTAGCCTCATCGTGGTGCTTTGGTCAAAATTCCACCACATTTATTGACTCCTGGGGCCACAAAGACAGTTCGGGTGCAGGCCTGACGGCCCTCAGAGAAAGTCTAGGCTAGCTGCCTCAAGTCCAGGAGGCAGTTTAGAAGCTGCTTCGGTTCCTGCTATTATGATACCAGCCCTGTGGCCCACTCCAGCTTCGGGTTCTTGCTGTCCTTCTTTCGAACCTGTTCCTTGGGGGGTGTGCTGGGGGCCCCTATCCATGCCCCGAGGTGCCAGGCCCTGCAGGGATGAGGCAGTTCTTCCTTGTATAATCATATGGTTGTTGTTTCCAATCTGTACCCCTTGGCTATGAAGTACGGTAGGAAACCGTGGCCCTTTAAGAGAAAAAGTGATGACGGTGGGAGGGTTAAGCGCTCTCGAGACTCAAAGTGAGGAGGAGCGGCAGGGTGGAGAGGCAGTGGCACCTCGTGTTCACCCTGGGGAAATGCAAGTGTGGGGTCTCCGGGCCTGCCAGTGACTGGGTCAAGGTGTGTCTTCAGGCTGCACCTTCAGAATTGGGTTTGCAGAAGCTCAAGAGGAGTGGCAACTAACATCTGAGACTCTGATGTTTGGGTCTTTTCTGATAGGAAACCCTCTGGGCATACATGGCAACAATGGAATGGAATTCAGGGGTTCACAGAGCTGGTGTTGGGGAAAGTCAGAAGGCTCAGGGGCAAATCCAggctttgctgtgtgacctcagtgGATGTCAGTTTCTTcgtttataaaatgagaaagttgGGTTAGGTGGCCTCTAGCCCTTTCTCATTCCCCTCCCCAAGTACCCTGGATCTATATTTGGTCTTGAGGAAGAAACTTGTGGAAGAATTGagcagggggaaggaaggaggaaggagtgcGGAGTGGGTACCTGGTACTGGATTTGGCCCTGGCGCCCTGGGAGGCCAGTTGGTGTCACGTCTCTCAGCCCCCTGCAAACAACACAGGGCTCTCAGGCCCCCTGTCCTGGGCCTTGTTCCCCTACTGCAGACCCCCTCAGCCCCAAGTCTCCCCTAGCAAGGGGACAGGATTCACAGGAGTCCTAGTGCATCCCCTAGTCCTACCAATGTCTCACCTGATACCCTTGGGGTCCAGGACCTGGGGTCCAAGCCGAGGTGGGGCTGGGCTTCTGGTTTCTGACAGGTAAGGTCTCTGGATTTTGAGGAGGTTGGGCTGTTGAATCTGAAGAGGTCTCTGCTGTCCAGGGCAGGCTGaacctgccctctctgggccctgATGCTCTCGGGAAGGTTTGTACATTTTTCAGGAACAGACCTGGGGTACCCCTCCAGATTCAGGTTCATCATTTCAGAGACCATGGAATCATGGCTTCCTGTGGTTCCCCCAGGGCCATCCATTTCTGTACTTTCCGGGCCTGGCTTGAGGACAGACAACAACCTGCTGCTGCCCCTGTGCTCAGACAGGAACTCCTTTACCTGCAAGGATGGGGAGCTGGCTGGGcatggaggtgggagagccagagCAAACCCAAGGGAGGAGTCTCTTGCTTCATATCTGTTGTCTGGGAACTCAAGGATGGGGCGGGGACACTGGGGACAACAGTCAAGGCCTAGAAAACAGTGGTCAGTGGGGAGTCATTGGGTGGTCAAGGGAGCCACGTTGTGCCATCCTGCCCAGCTCCTAGGTGGGGTGAGGGCATTGGGCACTCACTGTGGAGACTGCAGCATTCATCTTTTTACCAGACATCTCCTTTCTTTACCAGATCGAGGACTTTCTGGGTGTTTGGTCGGCATTCTGGAGAGAAGGCAGAGTGGGTGGCAGGTGAGCAAAACTTCTTTTCCAGTGAAAAGCCCCTGCTGACAGATCCAGGCCTACCTCAACTGCCAGCTAAGTGGTCAGCGCACCTTGGAAGGAGGGTCTCTTCTGGGGCTCATGGCTCCAGCAGTGCTGCATTAAATCCTTCAGTACTTCCAAGCCAGGATCTCAGGGCCAGACTGGGGCAGCTCAGTCAATGCAGGCCGGATCTGCCTCTCACACACTGCTTCCCGCTGCAGTGATTTACGGTCCACTACTGGGGTGTGGGTGTGAGGAGAAGACATCCAGAGTATGAAGGCCACCTGAGCCATCACGGAAAGGGGCAGGGAGTGTAGGAGATGTAAGGAGGGAGTAGGGCCGTCTGAGCAGGTAAACAGGAAGAGGAGGGCTTGGGGattgggggtttgggggagggggcacctgAGGTGAAGGATCCCAGAGTCTGCCTAGAGTTTTACTCTCAGCTTCTCTTCTGGCTAGCACTGCCCACATTAGGATCCCGAAGCTGCAGGAGACATAAAGCTGAGGCCTGACCCAACTGCTGACAAGACTCCTTTCCATATACCATCCCTTAGAAGGACCCAGAGAGGTGTAGAACTTGGGGATGTGTGTTTGGAGTACCTTACCTGTAGACATCACTGGCCATGGAGGCCTTCCAGTTTATATCAGCCAACAGTTCTGGGGCCAAGTAAGCTGGGGTGCTCCCTGACTCCCCAGATCCTGCCCCTGTCTGTGAGACTCCCAGAAACGTGGACAGGCCACATCTTCCAGCTGCAAAAGGAGATAAGAAGGAGGAGATAGGAGATGGACAGGGCCTAGCAGCCTGCAGAATCCTTTCCTCTCCCCCACAGAAGGCGCAGGCCCTTCTGTGGCTGCGCAGATATTATGGTCCCAGCCTTGTAAAGGGGGTGTGGGGGGTTAGCGGAATGGTAGGACCAGTGAGGCTCCTGGTTGGAGGTCTGGGTCCCCGCTCCATGGGGCTGGGTCAAGGTCTGAGTCTCCTGGACTAGGTCAGCCGCGGGTCTTTGGAGGACCCCGTGGGGTGGACCCATGGAACTGACCACGTTGGCCAAGGCTTCTATCGCCTGGTATGGCAGGGGCTAAAGCTCCTGGATGAGCCTTGACACTTGGGCAGCACTGTGTCCAGAGGGAGATGCTGAGGGTATTCAGAAGACAGGGTTGCAGCAGGTCCTCTGTCCAGTGGGTGGGGTTGGAGCAGCTCTGGGGCAGGACCTCATCCAGGGGTTGGGCTGCGTAATGGATGTGCTGACCTTGGCATGCAGCTCTGAGTCCAATAGGACGTTGGGGGGCTTGAGATCCCGGTGTAGAAGCATGGGGTTCTGGCTGTGCAGGTAGCACATCCCGAGCACCAGGTCCTGCAGCAGGCGGCAGAGAAGCGGCCCTGGCCTCGGGCACTGGGGCTGTAGCAGCACCGCCAGGGAACGTTCTCCATGAATTGAGTCACCAGAGCCGGCCCAGACACGTACTCCCACTCCAGTTTCTTTGTGACCCCCAGCAGGGGCAGCACATGATTGTTACACAGGCTTGCCATGGCCTTCACCTCCCGGGATATCGCAGGCCGGCACTCTGGCGCGGGTTGGAGCCGAGCTCCCTCCTGGGAAGATCCTTCCCTTCCGCACTCAGGCCCTGCCACGCAGAGGCCCCTCCTCCTCCGCCCAGCTTCCCAGACCAGACACCCGCCCCCAAGCGGCTCGGGGCACTCACGAGTTCACGATCTTCACCGCCACTTCCAAACCCCCAAGTCCTGTGCTGTGCCCGGAAGACAGCGCCAAATCCGCCTTTGCCCATGAACTCGGGGTTCTCCACTTCCTCGATGGGCACCAGCGGGGCTGAGGTACCGCTGTGCCTGAGAGAGGGGGCCTCATCACCCGCCGGCCAGGGCCCCAAGGCCGCGCGGCTCCCCACAccgccccaccccccaagccCCGTGACTCAGCTCGTGTTGGTCAGTTCAATCTCCAGCCTCCCGCGTGAGCCCCACTGTGCCCTGGGGTTGGGGGCCGGGAGAGGGGTCAGTCTCCAGGCCACTGCACGGATTTCGCTTCCCGGGTTGCTTTCTCTACACTGCCTGGACCACTTCCTTCTTTGACGGAAGCCTCTGCAGTCCCACCCTCCGGggcaggttggggggaggggtgccgGTGAGGTGCCGAAGGGAAGCTAGCGCTGTTCCTCGGGGGCCACGGCCAGGTTCATTGTCACTGGGTATGCAGGGCGCCACGGAAGGAGTCCTCACCTTCTAGGAACCCACAATCAACCGCCTTCTAAGCTGGCgtctctcccttctcccaccgGATTCCCAGCTCCACCGCCAAGCCTGGGATGGTGAGGACCGGGGGAGATGGTGCTGAGGAGGACATCATGGTCCTAAGCTTCCGCTCTCCCCCAGCTGCCTTAAGATCACAGCTAACACGTGTCTAAAAGTCACCGTATAGAAGGTACATAATATAGGTTAGCTTACGTAATTCTCACATCAACCCTAAGGAGATAGGTACTGCTTTTGTTACTTCTTTATAGGTGAGGAAGCGGAAGCACGCATAGTGTAAGTACCTGGCCCAAGCGTGTGTGGACCTGACCTCCAAGCCTGGCTCTGAACCATCAAGCTTTGCTATTTTCACATAGGCTTCAGCTGGTGGGGGAGGTGGCTGGGGTAGGTGTGAAGCAACCAACAGTCTGCATTCCTGCCCTTGGTAGTGATTTGTCTGCTGGCAAGACCAAGACCCACTCCCAGGGTGTTGTGGTCAGCTAGGCGAATTGGGCCAGCCAGAGTGTTGCTGTTATGTGGTGTATACTGCAGTGGAAACACCTCAGAgcctctctgccctctccccttaCGGCAAATCCTCCATGCAACTTCTCTGGTTAACAAATGTTCCTGGCAAGCATTTACTCTGGACAAGGGCCCTGGAGAACTCAGGAGCAAGTGGAGCCTTAAGGATTCAGGGCAGACAGAAGGCATCCATATTTTACCTGCCCAAGGCCTGACCATGGCTGGAGGTTGTGGAATTAGATATAGCCAGCCTTAGGCACTCGGTTCTTTTTGGGGAGACCCAACCCTGTGGGTCATGGGTCATGGGCCAGGACTCACTGGAGGGTGCTCACCTTGGTGTGAAATTTCCGTTCTGTCCAGTGGTCCATGGGCCCTGCTAGTTGGAGCAAAAGTGGCCAGCAGTGAACGGTGGTTTCTTGAGCACTTGGAACTCCGGGATCCACATCATGAATGCTGGTGGAGTCAGTCCATGCTATTTTCAACCTATTTAGGGAATTCTTAGACTGTAGTCTCTTTAAAAGCTGGTACATGgtaggtacccaataaatatttgttgaattgaagtAATAAATGAACAACCAAAACTTCTGAGGCTTCCTTAAGATGCTGATCACCCCAGCTGGCACTCCATACTCattgggaggagaaaggaggttGGGCTTCTTTATGGTTTAGGGTCTCTTGCCTGCACCTGCACAGCTGACAGAATCCATCTGAAGACTTTATTATGGTGATATGGTGGTATCTCACAAAATATAAAGGCAAGTTTGGCAGGTCCTCAAAAAAGTCTAGTTCAGGAGCTAAGAGCCATCAGAGAGGATAGCCATTCCTTTC
This region includes:
- the RIPK3 gene encoding LOW QUALITY PROTEIN: receptor-interacting serine/threonine-protein kinase 3 (The sequence of the model RefSeq protein was modified relative to this genomic sequence to represent the inferred CDS: inserted 1 base in 1 codon; deleted 2 bases in 2 codons; substituted 1 base at 1 genomic stop codon): MMSSSAPSPPVLTIPGLAVELGIRHSGTSAPLVPIEEVENPEFMGKGGFGAVFRAQHRTWGLEVAVKIVNSXCRPAISREVKAMASLCNNHVLPLLGVTKKLEWEYVSGPALVTQFMENXSLAVLLQPQCPRPGPLLCRLLQDLVLGMCYLHSQNPMLLHRDLKPPNVLLDSELHAKVTGRCGLSTFLGVSQTGAGSGESGSTPAYLAPELLADINWKASMASDVYSFGILMWAVLARREAESKTLGDSGILHLRGLRDVTPTGLPGRQGQIQYQESINVVEF